In the Bacillus tuaregi genome, one interval contains:
- a CDS encoding DUF7713 domain-containing protein produces MIIIDGRPFTWEEVGEMVMSYEGFQIKIQMDDVTDD; encoded by the coding sequence TTGATTATTATTGATGGAAGACCATTTACCTGGGAGGAAGTTGGAGAAATGGTGATGTCGTACGAAGGATTTCAGATAAAGATACAGATGGATGATGTGACGGATGATTGA